In Nicotiana tabacum cultivar K326 chromosome 10, ASM71507v2, whole genome shotgun sequence, the DNA window AATTTTCACCCACAATACAGAAAAATATAATGATCGTCATGATTTTGCCGCAAATCTTGACGGATGACCATAATTTTTCTAACATTGAGGTGGCTGAATTCCTGGTGCTTAAAAATTTTGCGAGAACCGCTTTTCGACTTCTGACCTGTGTGCTTCAAAAATTCTAACATGCGGCTATTTTTCCCATAGACTTTTCTTAATAAGGTCAAAATTTAAACAATGGTTCTAAAAAGTCTATCCAACATAATCTTATAAACTGAATAAACTTTTGTATCTAAGTATAACGTTAACCTTCTTGGTGTCAATGTCATCTTACTCTATTTTTACATGGATTTTGGCATGAGCTTTTTTCACCTTTATCCCGCgcacaaaaattatttatatttggtaacTGAAAAAGTGTatagaatttatatatatatatatacgcaaatacactttttcggctattattttgagagcaacTATACAATGCCATTTTCTTGTTCTGGAATAGTTGAGGGACTGCATGCTAATGGgataaaaagtatttttcttggAGTTGTTTTCATTCACACCGCAGGGAATGACGAGTCCGAAACTGAAATGACGTATTTTTGTACTTAAAATACGTTTATACagttaaaaaagaagaagttacattTCTACATAAAACGCaatattatactgcattttactaaaaaattaatttttttataggAAAACACAGTATAGTACTACGTTTAAGGAAAACGtaatataatactacgttttCCCTTAATAAAATATAAcccctccttcttcttccccaTGACAGAtcttccattttttttaaaaacctcCCCCACCATTCTGTTGGTCCCCACCCCccgattaaaaaaaaataattcttggACCCCACCCGTCACACAAAAAGTGAAGAGCATAGATCCTGCATACAACCCAAGCCttggattccttctttcggggtcaaaatttcaaatttccgaTATTTCAAAAAagataaatcgaggtatttcgatttagtttatgtcgaaactcgtagagcatatgcatatttgttttcttgaatgtgtttccacgttgatttgtgttatgtttgcgattaaatttgtatgttatttttacCTGGATTAAATTattagtattttaaaaaaatagttaaaacttgagaaattatttttattgttaatgaaATTGTTCAcaaatatcttttactgttttatatgtaatttcgtgaatgttatgttcatatgtttgttgtttttatttagtttagattatttatttgcttaaagaatagtggccttttagcatagtaaaatatagagctttttagcgtagtaaaatatagagccttttggCGTAGAGtctctgtagtttaagtatgtactaactacaaactctatccaattacactttacaaaattaattatttaatttataaaataaactaacagaactaacaaattaatatatgttgtcaaATTAAATATCGAGCGTGGAACTCACAGTTTTATATTctgtccaattaaaaattaattattcaatttataaactaacaaaattctaaaaatattaaaattgacacacaaaagaattaaggatagcttggtgctactggacctcaaatatcgagcctggaacccatagctaattactctgtccaattaaaaattaattatttaatttataaaactaacaaaattttaaacttaacacacaattaatattgtttaaattgcagtagacgacatggacttaCCGCATGTGCATCCTGGACCAGCCGCGGATCAGGTATTAGTGTTACAGGGCGACCATAGGTCCGCCTATGTATGGGAGGGGCATGTATTGGATCAGACTCTCCGCGCCAGGAGACCGGACGACTTGTGGGACTTTTTGAGGGGGAGAGCTTTCCATGCCCGCGTAGTCCATCGCCTGCATGCTACGGGCTTCATTAGGATTTTTGAGATTGGGCGGATGTAGCTCGACTGGTCTCTCATCACGGCGTTGATAGAGCGGTGGAGACCGGAGATGCACACTTTTCACCTGCTCACTAGAGAGGCCACCATCATGCTtcaggatgttcaggttttgtatAGGTTGGGTGTTGATGGACTGGCCGTTGCACTGCCCTAGTATATGAGAGCTATGACGCGTCCCCGGTATTTGGATTTGTTGGGGCAGTATACTGGTTTCAGACTATAGGGTAAGGCTACAGTTAAAGGGGGCAATCGCATTTTTGTGACAGCTATCAGACAACATATGGAGGTATTGCACCCCGACATTACCGGCGAGACAGAGGATCTCCATATTGACCGGTACACGAGGTTGGCGTTGTTCCTTTTTTTTGGGGTGTCTTATTTCCGAACACTTCGGGAAATCTAGTGAGTGCGCTTTCTACATCATCTGCGGCAGCTAGATGAGTTACCCCAGTACAACTGGGGTGCTACTATTCTAGCATACATGTACAAGAGTATGTGCCGGGCGAACCTGGGCACCGAGGTggacatatgtggttttctgccgcttctacaggtgacaacattttcgaatactctgttcattactCTGAATTCGAAAAGTTGgccgttaaagtaaaacgcagtattatactacgTTTTACTAAAACACattataatactgcgttttacaacAATTTGGGCCCACCAAATAAGTGTTCTGCAGGACTGACATTTGTTTGTTAGTGTAAAACGTattataatactacgttttacttAAAcatagtattatactgcgttttacactAACTTTTGAGCCCACCAATAGAATTGagtaatgaacagagtattcgaaaatgttgtcacctgtagaagcgacagaaaaccacatatgtccACCTGGGTGCCCTTGCTCGCTCGGCACATACTCCTGTACAGGTATGCTAGAACAGCAACACCCTAGCTGTACTGGGGTAACTCATCTAGCTGATGCAGATGATGCAGAAAGCGCAGACTCACTAGatttcccgaagtgttcgggaacaagacacccCCAAAAAGAAGGAACAACGCCAACCTCGTGTACCGGTCAATATGGAGATCCTCTGTCTCGTCGGTAATGTCGGGGTGCAATACCTCCATATGTTGTCTGATAGCTGTCACAGAAATGCGACTGCCCCCTCTAACTGCAGCCTCACCCTGTGGTCTGAAACCAGTATACTGCCCCAGCAAATCCAAATACTGGGGATGCATCATAGCTCTCATATATTGGGGCAGTGCAACGGCCAGTCCATCTACACACAGCCCatacaaaacctgaacatcctgaAGCGTGATGGTGGCCTTTCCAGTAGGCAGGTGAAAAATGTGCGTCTCTGGTCGCCACCACTCTATCAACTCCGTGATGAGAGACCAGTCGAGCTGCATCCGCCCAATCTCAAAAATCTTAAGGAAGCCCGTAGCACGCAGGCAATGGACTACGCAGGCATGGAAAGCTCTCCCCCTCAAAAAGTCCCACAAGTCGTCCGGTCTCCTGGCGCGGAGAGTTTGATCCAATACATGTCCCTCCCATACATAGGCGGACCTATGGTCGCCTTGTAACACTAATATCTGATCCGCAGCTGGTCCAGGATGCACAGGCGGcaagtccatgtcgtctactacaatttaaacaatattaattatgtgtttttgttataataaattaaataattaattttataattagatagaataattatctatgggttctaggctcgatatttgaggcccagtaacaccaagctatccttaatttttatgtgtgtcaatttcaataagtttaaaattttgttagtttaataaattaattttataattggacagagtaattatctatgggttccaggctcgatatttgaggcctagtagcaccaagctatccttaattattagtAAAAATTGTGTGAGGTAGCcactttttaaagtggtatttactttttatcaaTCATTTTTAATGCTGAACAAAAGTagccactagtctattaaaattaatatgaaaaggtAGTATTACCCTTTCCTTCCCAAACGGAAATACGCCATTTTCAGATTCATTCCTTACAGCTCCACTTCTCCTTTTGCAATGGCAATCTAGGGTCCGTATGAGTGTTTCCATTATTTTCATATATGAAATCCAATTTTGAATAGAAGAAACGAAATGCATTAATCATGTAAATTTTATAAGCCTCTCATTTTCTTTTGTGTCTGCTTTCAGGAGTTGAATTGCCTGGTAAACCATTCACTCATAATAATCACAGACGTGGAAGGACGTGACTTTTGGTTTTCTAAAAAAATGACTTTTAGATTTTCTTAAACAACAGATAAGGAAAAATAtggtaaaaagccaaaaaattgaGGACAAAGATACTTGTGTTAAAGACATATAGTCCTGAAGTCCTAAAgttaaattcaaaagttaaggacatatagtcctgaagtcctgaacttagagttgcaagttcaaaagttaaagacatgtaatcctgaagtcctgaagttaagttcaatagttaaggacacaagttcaaaagttaaggacagacagtccttaacttacagttacaagttctaaagttaaggacagacagtccttaacttatagttacaagttcaaaagttaaggatagacAGTCCTTAACCtacaattacaagttcaaaagttaaggacaataggtccttaactttgacttccaagttcaaaagttaaggacatacagtccttaacttacagttacaagtttaaaagttaaggacaatgggtgtgtttggtataacggaaaatgttttcttggaaaataaatagtaatcttattcattttccggtgtttggtacccaaattaaggaaaatgacttctcaagagtattcataaataatttagatataataaacatgaagccataaactttcaaaccaacaaccttccggacccacaaatttcataaactttcgaaccgctaaactttcaaaaccacggaatttcg includes these proteins:
- the LOC107824107 gene encoding serine/threonine-protein phosphatase 7 long form homolog, whose translation is MDLPPVHPGPAADQILVLQGDHRSAYVWEGHVLDQTLRARRPDDLWDFLRGRAFHACVVHCLRATGFLKIFEIGRMQLDWSLITELIEWWRPETHIFHLPTGKATITLQDVQVLYGLCVDGLAVALPQYMRAMMHPQYLDLLGQYTGFRPQGEAAVRGGSRISVTAIRQHMEVLHPDITDETEDLHIDRYTRLALFLLFGGVLFPNTSGNLVSLRFLHHLHQLDELPQYS